DNA from Solenopsis invicta isolate M01_SB chromosome 4, UNIL_Sinv_3.0, whole genome shotgun sequence:
ACTCAATCGCAGATTAAATATTTGCGCGAGGTAAGGTAAACGCAAAATTAATATCTCTCCGCTACTGCcaataaagtatatatttattagcgTTTACCGCTTTGAGAAAGGTGCCTTGTGTACTTACGTATGTACGCGGAATGCGAAATTCGTAATTTATGCGTCTCTATATGTAGcgtaaaaatctattaattacgCTTTAAGTTCACTTTACGAAAGCAGAATCTAAAAGCACACGACGAAGAGATCTTTGCACACTTcgcaatagaaaaattatacacGCCATTCTTACAGCGTtcgtattttgttttatttattgcagCGTAATTCTCTTTGAATATACTTGACAGAACTTGAAAGTCGGCTAACTTTCTTAGGAGCAACGGTATTGTCGTGTCAAACGattgaatgaaatatttaatcgaataTAGTGCATCCCGGCTGTAAAAGGTCCCGGTATGTGAAAGTGTAACTTTGGAGACCGGTTTTTCACGTGCAGGTGAAGCcgacatacagggtgtccctCGCTAACGAGGTTATTTCCTATTTTGAGGAAACTTGCCGCGGAGTAGTCTAGATTATCAAGGTATTATCGTCCGATAGATGTCTGATGAAATCCCGCGCGGATGTTGAGACTCGCGTTTATCGATTAGACTTATAAATCGCTCGATATTCCAGACGTAGATGTTTGCTTATCTCTCCCGACGTACATATTCCGAGACAGAAGAGCAGCATTGATGCTAATCGATTAGCATAATCGTATTCCATCGATCCTTGAAGGTCGCAACGGCGTTCATAATTACATAGCGGAATGCgcgtttaatattaattagtgcACGCTGGTGCAAAGCGACCTTTTGACCGATATAATTACGCGTTCGTTTAATCATTTCAATCATGATGTAAATTGCTCTGCAGATcattaaaaatccacttaaattATAAAGTACGGGGAAAATGCGATCGTGCTTTATCGTCGATGTACTTAGCAATTTCAGTGAAAAAGAAAACGGGGAAACGGTGTTGGTCTTGAGAAAACTATCAATCATCATTTCATCATTTGCCCCTCGGAACTGTATTACTACAATGTGTTGAACGATTTCATCGATTTTCTACTTATTCGACAATATGTTGACTACGTAGTGAATTATTTTCTCTCGCGTAAATTTCGTGCTTTACGTTAATTAACGGGGATTCCGAGTGAATAACATAACTGCATTCTTCGGATAATTTGAAATGGAATTCGCCCTTTGATAGAATTTTAATCTAAAGTAACAAAAATGTACGTCGAAAATGAGAAAGTTGCGATTAATGACGGATCTCTTCTTatacttttcatataaaattggCCAAAGAATCTAGAACGAGATGCCTTTAAGAAGGGCAGTGTCTGTATATTACTGCAACGTTCCGGAATGTTCACGCGgcattatttcataaaatgagATATTACTTTAACGCTAACACGTAAATGCGAAACGCAATCGCAGGCGTGCAGGTCTTTTATTCAAAGTTGAAACTGGAAACAATGGCATACTAATGTATCGAATGTCAAAGGTTAGCAATTGTTTCGTTTGCCAGCATAATCAGGCATTATTATACGTGATAGTATTGTAATAACTATCCTTTTGACGTTTAATATCTTTAGCGTTTTGATATTTCATCTGTCATTCGAACGAAGTatctataaacaaattaaaatctgcTTTAGACACTTTTATAACTCGCCTCAGATTTCTGAGGGTAAGAAtcattttagatttattttaaatcaaatgtttttcTGTATATTGCACAACgcttgaaattataattatataattctgtTTTGAATTCTCACACGAGTTTTGTCTAAAGTGAGGCTTTAAAGAAATTCATTCgcttaataaacaaaatatgaaataaaagacGCCCTGCTTAAGAAATTCTTTTGATTAAGATGTAAAACTGAAGACTTCAAAGTTACACAAGATCACGATAATCCGATAATCAGACAAATTTCTGAATTCcaagatgtttaaaaaatatcttgcggatatattttttagatgacTTTAGgcctttgaaaatttttctatttaatgcttagtttatattaaattattgtttatatcgGCAATATCAAGTAGAAATACGATTTCGTAAGATTGTGCCCTAAAAAGATGATTAATCGAGAATGTTGAATCGAAAAAAAGGATTGATACCGTGCAACGAAAGGGAGTTTGAATGCAGTCCAGGCGAGTGCATTCCGAAGACGTGGCTGTGCGATCATCAGACAGATTGCTCCAACGATCTGGACGAGAAGGATTGTCACAGTAAGTCGCGCGGATAAGTACTTTAGTGTAGGTGTTACCGGAAAGCAGCCAAGGAGGGACGAGATCAGCCGGAAAGCTGGAACAAATGACAAAGCGCAAATTGCAGAATCTCAGATTGCATCCTCATGCTCTCGATACGTTCTATCGTTTGCGACGTAAGACGGTTGGGTTCTCGGTTCATTAATTGCATGTACTGAAACACGAAATAATGGGAAATTACTTAGCCAACACACGgaacaattttgagaaattggTGAagtaacaatacaataatttttttacgtgaCAGTTACATCTTTTACATTGATCTGAATAACTATCGATAACATTTTCAACacttttcaaacttttttttttacacgcgtaccacttaattatacaaatcttttaataataatatttgaccCGATCATAATGGATGATGTAAACTTTCAAGAACCATaaagtaacaataaattaatagtgCTCATAgactctgtaaaaaaaaaagaacaattaaaaccgattttatACAGATTGATAGAGCACACGGAAGTTTTGAATGTTTCAGAGTGGTATGGGTTTTTTACACTGGCTTTTCAAATTGAAAAGAAAGTATTTGAACGAATCTTAATTTTTCGTGGGGTCAATTGAAGTCGCGGAAGTTTAGCTCTTGAACATTTTTTATTCGATAGACGGGGTTACTTTAACCTACTGCGCACGCTTTCGAGTTCATCTATGCGCTCGATGCAAGGATGCAATCTATCTTTCAAAGCCTATCGCGACTGAACGTCATTCGCAGTGTCCACTTTGTCGGGGCTCGCGCCCTGCGTCGTGCGCTCACGTGCGAATCCGGTACAATGCAATTGTCATGTCTTGTAGGGACCAAGACCTGTACGCCGGAACAATTCACGTGCCATTCGGGAAATGGCGAGTGCGTGGCATTAACATGGATGTGCGACGACAACGCCGACTGTTCGGACGGTTCAGACGAGGCTGAGTGCAGTAAGCTTCTGCACGTGGGCTACTTTTTCCATACGCTTGCACACTTGGTTCTctctattattatttctctATACTTTTCTGTACTTTATTATGCACATTGCACGTCACGTTTCAAAGATGAACAGTCGAGACTCTTTGAAAGATGCACTTAtggaaaaaacagttttgctgaaatattgaagaatttaaaatgactagatgcaaatctgaaaataattgtattgaaCATGTAAACCTGATGTATCAGTATCGCAAAATGTTCTGacatactaacaataagtttgaaCGCTCAATTATTTTGAcggtttaataattatttttagatttgtatctagctgaacttttaaatactttggcaaaaccgttctttccttGTATGTATCGACTAGTTTCTGTGCACACGCATGCAATTCTGTAATAcacattgtatatttttaagatttcgAGCGCTATCTCGAATTAGGCTTTTTttagtgaaaatattttatttgtcacttcaagatatttttattagaggTGTACGAATCAAACATTTGTGAGCTCGAATCGAATTGAATTTGATATTATGTTCGAAATTGAATCTGAAATTTTCGTGTCAAatcaagtttctttaatttgaaggcGAATCGAATTCGAATCAGTTTTTTCGGATTTACATTAATCATgctaatttaaacgtaataaagtaTTTTGAGAGACATGGAGATCCTTTTTAATAAACGAGagttaattgcaaaaattttaaagaataattagaaaaaaagtgatatgttcagtaaaaaataatagatattatataaaattataaataataagagagTGTGAAggtattaatattgataaatgagcattgaatatatatattgtactatGTTATTATCGAAGTGATAGTGCACTTTATTAGAAAAGTATAATggagcaattttttttcaaattttattctaaattctataaaattatgattcaaacctataaaatgttgaaacaaatttacgaaGCCTATTGCCTGTTgtgtacataaatttttgaacagtttataaaaaatagtttattatttagaaacGATAGAAAAGTTTTGGATATCGACCAACAGTCAGGCACGAAAATTGGTACATGCTAGTACGTACAAAAGGTTGGTCGCGCGGaagatataaatgaaacaatcaaAATAAGCGATCCGAAATCAAATCGTAGacgatttgaaattttcaaactaTTCGCACACCTCTAATTTTATGCCGTTTTAATCACACAGATGTATCTTAActtcaaagtatttatatttaacatgtagttataattatatattacataattacatgAATGATAAGCatacaattatacattaaatacttaactataatattattgacGCGCGATGAAAAGCCACGTAAACAGTAGACATGTAAATTACTTGACATTTTTAAtccaaaacaattataatacttCATTTGGCATTCGAGCAATACTTCCTTGGGACAATCTGAAATCGCTTTAGATTGGTGAAGGTTGCTTATGTAAAGGAACTTGTGATGATTGACATGAATCTataagggccagtttcacaacctacGGTTAACTTAATTAACCGGTTAAATGTCAATCGTGATtgcttattttttgttaattttacttaacgacaaatgcgattggtcaattccgatagaagaatcagccgattaagttaactgaaggttgtgaaactggccctaagAAAAGAATCTTAATGCGATCGTAAAGTGATCGTAATTGCTGCACTTTGAATACACTCACTTCACAAACGAATTGCACATCTTATGTCACGCCTTCACGTCTTACAAATGGATTGCATGAGTTACGTTCTTTATACTTTTACTGGCTGCAATTATCATTACGTTTATTCATCGACGTCGTTTTTATAATGCGCTGATTTTCGTTGATTCTTCTTTCCTTGCTACTTTGCCGGATGATAGGTGTTAAGATCCGCAAGAATTGATGGTGGGTAAAGAATCGtgtgaaaaatttattggaaactttatatataaaatcgagAAGTCGCTctcgatatatttttaacaaattcgCGCGCGATATCTCTCcgttcatttataattattatataaatcggCACAAAAGTCGATTTTATTCAAACGAGAAATGGTTGAGTTAGAAAATGTATTACCCACGATCCAATTGCTGTGctctataattaatttctatcttttattCTTCTCATATATCTTTGGCGTCACTTGTAAGTATCCTGTTACGCTTATTATCTCTTGTTTCTCTCAGTTGAAGAATTTTTGATCGTAATACTTGAGAGTGCAACTTAATACGTAGCCTTTTTCGTTAGACGTTAGATAAAATTGTGTCGCAGGTACCGCTTGCAGAAGGAAGATAATTATCACGAAATTACGAGTGACTGCCGGGAAACTAATTTCCTGCGGAACTTGTCTCTTCGAAAGCGCAAACGGTCGCGATTACAGAATGCATAACAGTGTagcaaaagataaaaaaatagattttttttctacagaaatacatttaattaacatgTTGCTTCCTGGAACGGTATTTGCGCGTGAGTCGTTGCGTTACGTTAAAACTGCTCATTTTTGTTGGTTTTATCGTGACGTAGGTCTTCCTGGTCTTGTCTAAATTATAGGTCGATGCGTGGAAAAGTCGCGAAATTTATTTATGCTCTATTTCCCTGTATTACGATTGTGACTTAACAGTAATACGTAACTGTTCCCAATATGGTCTGTGCAAGAtctgtaaaagtttttttttatatattcttttacaataacAGTTTATACATTTTACCATAAATATGAACGCTATTgtgtttattgtaaataaaattctatttattggaaataaatagtatttctgtttttgtttcaaaaacaaatattactgcagtggaataaaatatttttatacaggataaattatttaaaaatagattacaTATTTGTGTCAAGGGATATcgttagatttaaaaatttttattaattgttataagaGGAAATCACCAGAGTGAAGAATAATAATGCGCAGATGAAGACGTCTGCACGCGTAATGATCTCCTccgttgtaaaaaatttatagctaTTGCGAAACTAGACAAAGACATACGTTATCGCGAAAGGTTATCGGATCAGCATATTACTACGTTTTGAGTTAACAGCGTAGTAGTATAGTATTAGCTAAAAGTGGAGAGAATCATTAGACCCATATCGCAGTTTCAAGTCATATTGGGTACAATTACTTCGTAATGCAAGATCACGTTgctttacatttattataatagcacaatttttttttctatgttatattatctttttgctaaaaatttattacttattggctttttttattatttgcaatgttttatttttttttatgaactaTATGTGATAACACAATTATCTAACTTGAAAAAAGCTGCgttcttttaaatattgttttagatgttattaatgcaaatatttgaatattgaaCATTTATGTTAATAAGTTAATAGCTTTGATCGTAGAGAACTTTTTTAAGAAGCTTTACGTCCCATGATCAGATGTCAACCCTCGTTAAGATCAATGTCGTTACGCGAGAGAGAATTCCTGTTGCAAGTAAATAAAACGTCGTTCCACTTCTCTCACATGAGAAATCTTTTGCCTCAGACGACACTTGCCGGTCTGATGAGTTTACCTGCGCAAACAAGCACTGCATTCAGCAGCTGTGGGTCTGTGACAACGACAACGATTGCGGGGATAACAGCGACGAGAAAGGTTGCGGGGCGATAACGTGTCATCCCGGCACTGATTTCGCGTGTTCCGAGAATTATTGCATAACGTCACGATGGAGATGCGACGGCGACTACGATTGCCCGGATCGATCCGACGAAATAGGATGCAAGGTACTTCGTATAATGATTGAAGAAATTTGCGCGGTGTTAAGAACAGAAAAGAGCGACGTAATTTAGTGTAAGCGTAATAATGCATTAGagatttgactttttttttttgaaatttattcttttaggAGATTCAGAACGGAAAGAAGAACAGCCACTGCGACAAAGAGTTCGATTGCGACGATGGTGTTACTTGCATCCATCAGACTTGGGTATGCGACGGCGAAAAGGACTGTCCCAATGGTGCGGACGAATCCCCACAGAGGTGCCACAATGTGACTTGCAGACCCGATCAATTTCAGTGCGAAGACCGACGTTCTTGCATCTCGGGTACtgaaatttaaagatatattttttactacCTCTTCatattacatttctattaaacaatttataattgcCATGAtgttaaacatgaaattatagtataaaatgataaattgaaAGATATCCTTGTTTCATGTTAATAGATAATAGCTTTATGTGTGAACATAAAACggtaaaattaaattcagtCTTAACGTTGTCAATATAATTTCGAAAATTAATAAgctataaaaaatgtttgattttttatcattattttaaataatctatcgTTTTACATAGTACGTAGTTGTCGCGCGGATCACCTTATATTTCGGATTTGCAACGATTCAAATATGTCTAGGTCATCTATATTGTAACGGTAAAACCGAATGCGCTGACGGAAGTGACGAGAAGAATTGCACGAGCAAAATCGTAAACTGCGATCCGCATATTCAGTTCGAGTGCAGCGAGGGCTCATGTATTCCTCTGGAAAACGTCTGCAACAAAAATCCAGATTGCATCGGCTGGGAGGATGAAAGCGCCGAGCTCTGTAACGTGAATGAGTGTGCAAAAAACAACGGTGGATGCTCGCAGATTTGTGTCGATTTGCCTATTGGTTACCGATGCGACTGCCGCGCGGGCTATAGACTTATTGACAACCGCACATGCGATGGTAtgaataaaattctttgcaTTTCCAAATCTCAACATATTATTTCCTCAAGGTTTCTCGTCTCTCAACGTAGCTATACATTGGAGCTGCTAAGAGATTACTCTCTGTCTTTTAGATGTTGATGAGTGCTTGGAACCGGGCAGCTGTTCTCAATTTTGCCAGAATGAAAAGGGCGGCTTTAAATGCAGCTGCGCCACCGGTTATCTTAAAGATCCTCGGAATTTAACACGCTGTAAAGCCGCGGAGGGTCACGCAAGTCTGTTATTTGCCCGTCGACATGACATCCGAAAAGTAGCTTTAGACCGTCAAGAAATGACCGCCATCGTTAACAATACTAAAATGGCAACAGCTTTGGACTTTGTCTTTCGCACTGGAATGATTTTCTGGAGTGACATCAGTGAGAAGAAAATTTACAAGTACGTCGTAATTGTTTTACAGTTAAGAAAAGCTCGATTATTAAGTTTCATATCGAGAAATACATTAACTGAATGACGTGTTTAGAGCTCCGATAGATGAAGGGAATGAGCGCACAGTCGTTATCGAAAACGATTTCACCACATCAGACGGATTGGCAGTTGATTGGATTTACAGTCACATTTATTGGACAGACTCCGGGAAAGATACCATCGAATTGGCCAATTTCGAAGGAAATATGAGGAAGACTCTGATACGGGATCGCATTCAGGAACCTAGAGCGATAGCACTGAATCCATTGGAGGGTTGGATGTTCTGGACAGACTGGAGCGACGAGGCTCGTATTGAGCGTGCCGGCATGGATGGCACTCATCGATCGGTAGGAAAtcgaaaaattataatcttaattaaaaagtaGTAACTAATATTATCGAAGAATAATATGTTATGTAAGCATcataaaactttaatatctcTTATCTGAACGTGTATTTGCATATATGTATTCAGTGAAAAAGAACATGAGTAACAATTTGTAATCTATTAGACGATTACttgtatttactttaaattgtttcttttctGGAATCCTGAGTCTTTTTATGCTGAgtctttaaaaatcaatttaaaaagagaaattatgaATCATTAATAAAACGTGTTAGATATGTTTTTCGAACAATTTGCCTTGATTTCTAACAAGAGTCTATTGCAGGTGATTGTCGGCAATGATGTCAAGTGGCCTAATGGGTTAGCTTTAGATTTGATTGGTAAGAGAGTATACTGGGTAGACGCAAAACTGAACATCATAGGTTCCTGTAATTATGACGGTACCGGCAGACGAACGGTTCTGTACTCTCCCGATAGTCTCAGGCATCCGTTCAGTATAACAACCTTCGAAGATTACGTGTACTGGACCGATTGGGATAAGGAAACGATCTTTAAAGCTAACAAATTTACCGGCAAGGAAGTAGAAGCCGTAACGTCCATCAGAACGCTTCAACATCCGATGGTAGTTCATGTATATCACCCTTATAGACAGCCTGACGGAATGAATCAATGTCAGGCTGTCAATGGACATTGCAGCCATCTATGTTTGCCCGCGCCTAAAATCAACTCTAGATCACCACTATTGTCGTGCGCTTGTCCTGACGGCTTACGGTTATTACCCGATGGATTGATGTGCGTGGAAAATGGTGAGTCAGTTACAGGAAAGGATATCACGATTGACGAATGACCTTCCAGCACTGAGCTACTACGCAATTTTCAACTGCCCCGTCATAGCGGTCAATTTATATGGAATTAGTATGCCACTGGTTCTATAAATAAAtcgtatttttaacataacgtagtatttctaaatttaaaaagacaaggtgtttttaaattatattaaaaataattttttaaatatttgcaatggATATTATGAACACAATCTTTTTTTGAtgtgaataaattaaatcaattaatagaCCGTTGCGGAAAGCTATTCGTCAATTTATTAAACGTCTGTTATGAATCTTTTACATCACATGGGAATGAAATCTACATTTTCAGATAGCATGCATGTCATTGGTGCATTCTAATAGATTAATGCTTATTAGGGAGGAAATATGTCAGAAAGATGctcaaaatatcttttttttgtttaattttttatcttttgtattcTATACTCATATGCAGATAACGCGCCTGTGCATTGTTAACATTGATATCTTATAGAACAGTTGTTGCACAATGATAAATCATTTTGCATGATCATTTttattccacataaaatttataaatacttggatgcgataaaataattacgaaatagcttgtgtattagaattttagatgcacaaaattgatcaattagtacatataaaaatttaattttgttttattagaatttgATAGTTCAAAGAAATTATGAGCTCATTATTTAAGTTGTTTCATTTA
Protein-coding regions in this window:
- the LOC105195574 gene encoding very low-density lipoprotein receptor isoform X7, which produces MGRESRGVLLLVALTVLAAADAFSTDNTQECKDTEFKCSNGRCIPNIWHCDGDRDCPDGIDEDPAVCRTKTCTPEQFTCHSGNGECVALTWMCDDNADCSDGSDEAECNDTCRSDEFTCANKHCIQQLWVCDNDNDCGDNSDEKGCGAITCHPGTDFACSENYCITSRWRCDGDYDCPDRSDEIGCKEIQNGKKNSHCDKEFDCDDGVTCIHQTWVCDGEKDCPNGADESPQRCHNVTCRPDQFQCEDRRSCISGHLYCNGKTECADGSDEKNCTSKIVNCDPHIQFECSEGSCIPLENVCNKNPDCIGWEDESAELCNVNECAKNNGGCSQICVDLPIGYRCDCRAGYRLIDNRTCDDVDECLEPGSCSQFCQNEKGGFKCSCATGYLKDPRNLTRCKAAEGHASLLFARRHDIRKVALDRQEMTAIVNNTKMATALDFVFRTGMIFWSDISEKKIYKAPIDEGNERTVVIENDFTTSDGLAVDWIYSHIYWTDSGKDTIELANFEGNMRKTLIRDRIQEPRAIALNPLEGWMFWTDWSDEARIERAGMDGTHRSVIVGNDVKWPNGLALDLIGKRVYWVDAKLNIIGSCNYDGTGRRTVLYSPDSLRHPFSITTFEDYVYWTDWDKETIFKANKFTGKEVEAVTSIRTLQHPMVVHVYHPYRQPDGMNQCQAVNGHCSHLCLPAPKINSRSPLLSCACPDGLRLLPDGLMCVENVTTTIAPSTQAPMKPFQRLMPLNVTTTANPLSSAEGDGKGNSTTETTDPGLVAGIVIGVVSVGLLLLALVAVLCYRHYLHRNVTSMNFDNPVYRKTTEDQFSLEKNRFPLPAATVGEEAQEPLTSPGTNDYV
- the LOC105195574 gene encoding low-density lipoprotein receptor isoform X6, which gives rise to MGRESRGVLLLVALTVLAAADAFSTDSKLACPLRQFRCANGRCIPISWVCDKSDDCTDNSDESPEECKNTQECKDTEFKCSNGRCIPNIWHCDGDRDCPDGIDEDPAVCNDTCRSDEFTCANKHCIQQLWVCDNDNDCGDNSDEKGCGAITCHPGTDFACSENYCITSRWRCDGDYDCPDRSDEIGCKEIQNGKKNSHCDKEFDCDDGVTCIHQTWVCDGEKDCPNGADESPQRCHNVTCRPDQFQCEDRRSCISGHLYCNGKTECADGSDEKNCTSKIVNCDPHIQFECSEGSCIPLENVCNKNPDCIGWEDESAELCNVNECAKNNGGCSQICVDLPIGYRCDCRAGYRLIDNRTCDDVDECLEPGSCSQFCQNEKGGFKCSCATGYLKDPRNLTRCKAAEGHASLLFARRHDIRKVALDRQEMTAIVNNTKMATALDFVFRTGMIFWSDISEKKIYKAPIDEGNERTVVIENDFTTSDGLAVDWIYSHIYWTDSGKDTIELANFEGNMRKTLIRDRIQEPRAIALNPLEGWMFWTDWSDEARIERAGMDGTHRSVIVGNDVKWPNGLALDLIGKRVYWVDAKLNIIGSCNYDGTGRRTVLYSPDSLRHPFSITTFEDYVYWTDWDKETIFKANKFTGKEVEAVTSIRTLQHPMVVHVYHPYRQPDGMNQCQAVNGHCSHLCLPAPKINSRSPLLSCACPDGLRLLPDGLMCVENVTTTIAPSTQAPMKPFQRLMPLNVTTTANPLSSAEGDGKGNSTTETTDPGLVAGIVIGVVSVGLLLLALVAVLCYRHYLHRNVTSMNFDNPVYRKTTEDQFSLEKNRFPLPAATVGEEAQEPLTSPGTNDYV
- the LOC105195574 gene encoding very low-density lipoprotein receptor isoform X8, with the protein product MGRESRGVLLLVALTVLAAADAFSTDSKLACPLRQFRCANGRCIPISWVCDKSDDCTDNSDESPEECKNTQECKDTEFKCSNGRCIPNIWHCDGDRDCPDGIDEDPAVCRTKTCTPEQFTCHSGNGECVALTWMCDDNADCSDGSDEAECNDTCRSDEFTCANKHCIQQLWVCDNDNDCGDNSDEKGCGAITCHPGTDFACSENYCITSRWRCDGDYDCPDRSDEIGCKEIQNGKKNSHCDKEFDCDDGVTCIHQTWVCDGEKDCPNGADESPQRCHNVTCRPDQFQCEDRRSCISGHLYCNGKTECADGSDEKNCTSKIVNCDPHIQFECSEGSCIPLENVCNKNPDCIGWEDESAELCNVNECAKNNGGCSQICVDLPIGYRCDCRAGYRLIDNRTCDDVDECLEPGSCSQFCQNEKGGFKCSCATGYLKDPRNLTRCKAAEGHASLLFARRHDIRKVALDRQEMTAIVNNTKMATALDFVFRTGMIFWSDISEKKIYKAPIDEGNERTVVIENDFTTSDGLAVDWIYSHIYWTDSGKDTIELANFEGNMRKTLIRDRIQEPRAIALNPLEGWMFWTDWSDEARIERAGMDGTHRSVIVGNDVKWPNGLALDLIGKRVYWVDAKLNIIGSCNYDGTGRRTVLYSPDSLRHPFSITTFEDYVYWTDWDKETIFKANKFTGKEVEAVTSIRTLQHPMVVHVYHPYRQPDGMNQCQAVNGHCSHLCLPAPKINSRSPLLSCACPDGLRLLPDGLMCVENDPLSSAEGDGKGNSTTETTDPGLVAGIVIGVVSVGLLLLALVAVLCYRHYLHRNVTSMNFDNPVYRKTTEDQFSLEKNRFPLPAATVGEEAQEPLTSPGTNDYV